GCGGTAGTCCACCAGGCACACCACCAGGGCGACGACGAGCCCCACCGCCAGGTAGATGGCCTGGCTGGACCACGCGTTGGCGTGCGGCGGCCGGGCCGCCGAGGCCAGGTTCCAGATGCCCAGCCCGGAGATGGCCAGGACGCAGAAGATCAGGCCCCACGGGACGTGGGGCACCATGCGACGTTCAATGCTGAGCTGCATTCGGAGAGCCTGCGGGCGGGACGCCGCGAGTGAGCATGACGTCCTCCAGCTTCGGCGCCGGAGGCAGGGTCAGGACGTAGGGCTGGTTGGCGCGCGGCGGGGGTGAGTTGGCGTCCTGCCGCTTGAGCTCGAAGTACCTGGCGAAGACGGCCATGCCCGTGGGCGCCGCGTCCGTGCCGCCGTGGCCGCCGTGCTCGTTGAGCACCACCACCGCGATCTCCGGCTTGTCGGCCGGCGCGAAGCCGGCGAACCACGCATGGTCTCTGGTGAAGTAGTCCATCTGGTGCGTCTTGAGGCGCACCGCGCCGATGGCCACCACCTGGGCCGTGCCCGTCTTGCCCGCCACCACGACGTCCTGCAGCCCCTCCTTGTAGGTCTGCCGCGCCCGGAACGCGGTGCCACCCGGCGCGTTCGTCACCGCCACCAGTCCGTCCACGATGACCTTGCGATGCTCGGGGTTCATCTCCGTGGTGCGCACCACCTGCGGCGAGAACGCCTCGACCACCTGGCCATCGAGGTCCTCGATGCGCTGCACCAGTTGCGGCTTGTACAGCGTGCCGCCGTTGGCGATGGCCGCGTACACCCCCGCAAGCTGCAGCGGCGTCACGTTGTCGTCGCCCTGGCCGATGGCGCTGTTGAGCGCCATGCCCTTGGTGTAGCCGCCCGGCGAGAGCCGATCGTGGTACTCGGAGGTGGGCATGATGCCGGGCACCTCGCCCAGCACGCCGATGCCGGTGGGGCTGCCCAGCCCGAGCTCGCGGCCCATCTCCGCGATGGGATCGATCCCCAGGGTGTCCGCCACCTTGAAGAACCAGGTGTCGCAGGAGTACGCCATCGCCTGGTTGGCGTTCACCGGGCCGTGGCCGCTGTCCTTGTGGCAGCGCCAGGTGCGCGCGCCCAGCTTGTAGCCGCCGGGGCAGTTGATGGTCGTCTCCGGCCGGAACTGCTTGGACTTGAAGGCCGCCAGCTGGGTGATGACCTTGAAGGTGGAGCCCGGGCTGTAGTGCGCCGCGGCCACGCGGTTGATCATCGGCTGGAGCGGATCCCTCACCAGCGACGCCATCTGCGCCGGGGTGACGCGGCCCGTGAGCAGGTTCGGATCGAAGCCCGGCCGAGACACCAGCGCCTTGATGAAGCCCGTGTTCACGTCGATGGCCACCACCGCGCCGGCCACGCCGGGGAACACCCGCTCGGCCTCCTCCTGGAGCCGCATGTCGATGGAGAGCACCAGGTTGCTGCCCGCCTGGGGCTCCACGACGGAGTTCTCCCCCAGCTTGTCGTTCAGCTCCTCGATGGTCCGGCCGCGCGCGTTCACCACTTCCTTGCGCACCCCGTCCACCCCGCGCAGCTTCTGCTCGAAGTAGCGCTCCAGGCCGCGCCGGCCGATGTAGTCGCCCAGCGCGTACTTCGCCCCGTCCGCGTTGAGCCGGTCCAGCTCGTCCTGGGTGATCTCGTTCATGTAGCCCAGCACGTGCGAGAGCACCGTCTCCGAGCGGTAGTTGCGGTGCGGCACCGGCACCACTTCCACGCCATCCAGGATGTCCCGCCGCGCGCTGATGCGGTCCAGCTCGTCCCGCGTGAGATCGATGCGCACCGGCAGCGGCTGGAACGGCGCGTTGCGCTTGGCCCCGCGCACCTGCTCGTCCACCTTCTGGCGCTGATCGGCGTCCCAGCCGAGCAGCTCGGCCAGCTTGGGGATGACCACCTTGGAGCAGTCGGTGCAGAACGCCGGGGTGATGAAGGCGTCGAACGAGGGGCGGCTGTCCACCAGGATGGTGCCGCGCGCGTCCTTGATGACGCCGCGGTCGGCGCGCAGGC
Above is a window of Hyalangium gracile DNA encoding:
- the mrdA gene encoding penicillin-binding protein 2, with the translated sequence MTPPTLGNSTPGRDLKRRFLWLGLAMVGGLAVLATQLYRLQIIRGEEYAAKSVANFVKEVRLRADRGVIKDARGTILVDSRPSFDAFITPAFCTDCSKVVIPKLAELLGWDADQRQKVDEQVRGAKRNAPFQPLPVRIDLTRDELDRISARRDILDGVEVVPVPHRNYRSETVLSHVLGYMNEITQDELDRLNADGAKYALGDYIGRRGLERYFEQKLRGVDGVRKEVVNARGRTIEELNDKLGENSVVEPQAGSNLVLSIDMRLQEEAERVFPGVAGAVVAIDVNTGFIKALVSRPGFDPNLLTGRVTPAQMASLVRDPLQPMINRVAAAHYSPGSTFKVITQLAAFKSKQFRPETTINCPGGYKLGARTWRCHKDSGHGPVNANQAMAYSCDTWFFKVADTLGIDPIAEMGRELGLGSPTGIGVLGEVPGIMPTSEYHDRLSPGGYTKGMALNSAIGQGDDNVTPLQLAGVYAAIANGGTLYKPQLVQRIEDLDGQVVEAFSPQVVRTTEMNPEHRKVIVDGLVAVTNAPGGTAFRARQTYKEGLQDVVVAGKTGTAQVVAIGAVRLKTHQMDYFTRDHAWFAGFAPADKPEIAVVVLNEHGGHGGTDAAPTGMAVFARYFELKRQDANSPPPRANQPYVLTLPPAPKLEDVMLTRGVPPAGSPNAAQH